A window from Sphingobacterium hotanense encodes these proteins:
- a CDS encoding EamA family transporter — MLFVLISVFCSVTVAVIIKIAREKGVNYLQLLVWNYPVALLMTYFVLKPELIVWNSSLPWNLYIPLGFLLPTIFICIAMSIRYGGIVKTEVAQRLSLFIPLLAAFLFMGEKIVPKNLIGIGVGLLAIVFSIGWNKQNTSNERNYWVFPLMVFVGMGIIDILFKQIALLAGITYMSSLWIVFVLALGFALLFLCYLLFIKKQALDVRAVAYGGVLGLFNFGNIVFYMKAHKALPENPSLVFTAMNIGVISVGALVGVLLFREKLSNYNKIGVLLAIISVLLIALL, encoded by the coding sequence ATGTTGTTTGTTTTAATATCTGTCTTTTGTTCGGTAACCGTAGCCGTTATCATTAAGATTGCACGCGAAAAGGGTGTTAATTATCTTCAGTTGTTGGTGTGGAATTATCCAGTCGCGCTGTTGATGACTTATTTCGTGTTAAAACCCGAGTTGATTGTCTGGAATAGTTCGCTTCCATGGAACCTTTATATTCCCCTTGGTTTCCTATTGCCAACAATCTTTATTTGTATCGCGATGTCTATTCGATACGGTGGGATCGTTAAAACGGAGGTCGCGCAAAGGCTTTCGCTTTTTATTCCCTTGTTGGCGGCATTCCTCTTTATGGGGGAAAAGATTGTTCCCAAAAATCTAATCGGTATTGGGGTTGGCTTGCTTGCAATCGTATTCTCCATTGGATGGAATAAGCAGAACACGAGCAATGAAAGGAACTATTGGGTATTTCCCTTAATGGTCTTCGTCGGGATGGGGATCATCGATATTCTTTTTAAACAGATTGCATTATTGGCGGGCATTACTTACATGTCGTCGTTATGGATTGTTTTCGTATTGGCATTGGGTTTTGCTCTATTATTCTTGTGTTATCTATTGTTCATCAAAAAACAGGCTTTGGATGTTCGTGCTGTTGCCTATGGTGGAGTATTGGGATTGTTCAATTTTGGAAACATCGTCTTTTATATGAAGGCGCATAAGGCATTGCCGGAGAATCCGTCTTTAGTTTTTACGGCGATGAATATCGGCGTAATCTCTGTTGGAGCACTTGTTGGGGTTTTGCTGTTTCGAGAAAAACTTAGCAATTACAATAAAATTGGGGTACTTTTGGCGATCATATCCGTATTATTAATAGCATTGCTGTGA